ATTGCAACTTATCTTCCGTCCACATCTCCAGCAAATGTGTCTTTCGATGAAAAGATATGGTTAGAATCACTAAAAGGATTAATATGAGAGCATTAGATTTAGTTCATGATACCATTAAAAAATATATTAAGCCAGGCGATATTTGTATAGATGCAACAATGGGCCGTGGCTATGATACATCTTATCTATCTAAGCTAGTAGGAGAAAATGGAAAGGTGGTATCTTTTGATATTCAGCAGTCCGCCTTAGATTCTACAAAACAATTACTAAAAGATAGAGGACAAAATAATTGTGAACTCATATTAGATTCACACGAGAATATGTGTAAATATTTAGAAGAAGATAGTGTTTCTTGTATTCTTTTCAATTTAGGATATCTTCCAAGTGGAGACCATAATATATATACGCATGCAAAATCCACAATAAAAGCTATTGAAGATGGTCTAAAACTTCTTAAGAAGGACGGAATAATGTGTGTATCTATCTATTATGGCGGAGATTCTGGATATGAAGAAAGAGATGAACTATTACCATACCTTAGAAATATGGATGATAGTAAATATCAAGTTATTATGGCATCTTTCTATAATT
The sequence above is a segment of the Clostridiales bacterium genome. Coding sequences within it:
- a CDS encoding class I SAM-dependent methyltransferase, whose product is MRALDLVHDTIKKYIKPGDICIDATMGRGYDTSYLSKLVGENGKVVSFDIQQSALDSTKQLLKDRGQNNCELILDSHENMCKYLEEDSVSCILFNLGYLPSGDHNIYTHAKSTIKAIEDGLKLLKKDGIMCVSIYYGGDSGYEERDELLPYLRNMDDSKYQVIMASFYNWKNDPPIPVFITKV